The following nucleotide sequence is from Pelodiscus sinensis isolate JC-2024 unplaced genomic scaffold, ASM4963464v1 ctg94, whole genome shotgun sequence.
GCTGGTGCCactcaatcccaacccacagccccccactattCCTGCCCTATGCTCCCctcagctctgctggtgccctcaatcccaacccacagccccccactattCCTGCCCTATGCTCCACCGGCTCTGCTAgtgcccctcaatcccaacccacagccccccactattCCTGCCCTATGCTCCACCGGCTCTGCTGGtgccctcaatcccaacccacagccccccactattCCTGCCCTATGCTCCACCGGCTCTGCTAgtgcccctcaatcccaacccacagccccccactattCCTGCCCTATGCTCCCctcagctctgctggtgccctcaatcccaacccacagccccccactattCCTGCCCTATGCTCCCctcagctctgctggtgccctcAATCCCAACTCACAGCCCCCCACTATTCCTGCCCTATGCTCCAccggctctgctggtgcccctcaatcccaacccacagccccccactattCCTGCCCTATGCTCCTctcagctctgctggtgcccctcaatcccaacccacagccccccactattCCTGCCCTATGCTCCCCTCAACTCTGCTGGtgccctcaatcccaacccacagccccccactattCCTGCCCTATGCTCCCctcagctctgctggtgccctcAATCCCAACTCACAGCCCCCCACTATTCCTGCCCTATGCTCCACCGGCTCTGCTGGtgccctcaatcccaacccacagccccccactattCCTGCCCTATGCTCCAccggctctgctggtgcccctcaatcCCAACTCACAGCCCCCCACTATTCCTGCCCTATGCTCCCctcagctctgctggtgccctcaatcccaacccacagccccccactattCCTGCCCTATGCTCCCctcagctctgctggtgcccctcaatcccaacccacagccccccactattCCTGCCCTATGCTCCCctcagctctgctggtgccctcaatcccaacccacagccccccactattCCTGCCCTATGCTCCCctcagctctgctggtgcccctcaatcCCAACTCTCAGCCCACTCTGCTATTCCACTCCCAGGTGTTCTTGGATCAGGGCTTTCGGCTGGTTAGCCCTCTGCAGTATGGACCAGTATCCTCTCCCATGAAATCCCATGCACactctctccccctggctgcgTACCTTGCTGGAGTGTGGCTGGGTGGGTTCGTCTACACGGCAcacttacctcaaaataagccgCAAATTGTAAAGCTTATTTTAAGGGAATGTGGAAATCAAGCACTATTCCCAAACATCCCTTacctcaggggctacgtctacactgcccagtctggtgcaagaacatatgcaaatgagctgccatttttgcccaaggggcttttgcacaagaaccattctgcctgaaaataagcagcagaactgcCCTTTCACAGTgcagactgctccttcttgcgcaaaatggcggctcattaagtatgcaaatgaggcctggtgatattcatcaccaggcctcatttgcatatgttcttgcgcaagactggacAGCGTAGACATAGGCTTAGGTTGCAGGGACGCCGGAATacacatttgttatttcaaaataacggacgcgttcaaaagacacagaattgctatttcagggtacttccagtatcccgaaatagcaccacagtgcagacatagcctgtgtgtccCAGGTACACCTATGAGATTGCCCCTGTGTTCGTGCTGATGGAGGAAGTGGTGCTTAAGAAGCTACGGGAGCTGATTGGCTGGGACAGTGGAGACGGGATATTCTGTCCAGGTGCGTGAGGCTGGTAAACCAGGGGCATCCAGGCCCTTTTCATGAACTGGGTTTCCTGCTGGGACTGGGGAGCTAGGTCCCATTGCCAGTCTGGTTAATGTCCCCCGCACAGATCCAAAGTGAAGGTGCAGGGCCAGACTCCTCACTGAGGTCAGTTGAGGTAGCTCCGTTGCTATGATTGAGCTGCACCAGTTTTTCCAGGATCTGACCCATGACCATAGAGCTCAGAACTGCCAGAGTCCTGCAGGGCAAGGAGATCCCTGAACAAAGTGCATGAGCAGTTAGTGCTGGGGGCTtccccttcagcctcccctccctcgGTCTTGACCCTTAGCTAGAGAAAATGACCAGAAGTCTAAAGTGCAGACAATACTATCTTTTGGGGCTGTTTAAATGTGTGCAGTCAGGTAAATGCATAACTGCTGgtaatttcagcagttacacgtttacacacagGGAGCAATAGCTCCCACAGTGccacctgtccccttcccccgctgcctctgatacagaggcagcagcatgggtggatgggagaggaggcagctcCGGAGGAGTCAGTGTGCCCAGGGAGCTgggcttaaaagctagctccccccatgcaccagctccctcctgcactgctgctctgaGATAGAGCCAGCAGTACGGGGGCACTGCATGTAAGTTAACCTATGagcccatgtctacactatgaggctGTGTcgacattggcaagattttgctcaaaaacttgctgcctgtctatactggccgcgagttcttgcgcaagaactatgacgctcccgctcaggataagccttcttgcgcaagaggccagtgcagacaggcaacatgaatttcttgcgcaagaaagcccgatggataaaatggccttcagagctttcttgtgcaagagcatctacactggcacggatgctttcaaacaaaagcacatctcctgcgccaaagcacatgccagtgtagacgctctcttgtgcaaatactctaacgcaaaaactcttgtgttaaagagaatttgcgcaaaatctttccaatatagacgtagcctcacatcCCTAGTTCGTTTCCAGCAAACATTCTCAGCTCTTTTCTTCATCTGGAGGGGTTAGATTGGATCCGAACATTACGGATGGCCCCTGGCCCCTGTTCCTTCACAATTTTGTTGACAGCTGAGGTGCAGTGGCACAGGCCCCTCTTGCCTTTGCTGGGTTTGGATTTCTGTTCCTCAGCTAGAAGGGCTGTGGGGTAGGTGCCTCCTTGTCTGGGTAACCAGTCCAGATACTTGGGCAAAACAGCCCAAACACTTCCTGTCAGAACCCCTCACCATCTCTGGCAATGCTGACTTCTCTTTAGTAGCTTTTCCATCCTCTCCTCAACTGTTAAGGTTTCTCTCCAGCCTGTTCTGCCACTCTTCCCCCACCAGGGAAAGCTTTTTAAAAGGCCCAGGCAGCCTGAAATGAGATCAGCTGGCCCTAATTGATTTACAGCAGCCCCCTCTCAGCTGCTTCCACTCCACCTGTGATAAGGCTGGGTCAGCTGCTCCTTGCTGCCTTGAAGTAACCCTCTCCTCATTAGCTAGGACTCTGCTTTTTAGAGCTGCCTCCCCTGCAGGTTTGGGATGTGACTGGAGGCTTTGCAGGATTGCTGCTTAGCCAAAGAACAAGGTCTCAGATCAtcacagtggctgcgtctagactggcatgattttgtggaaatacttttaacggaaaagtttttccgttaaaagcatttccacaaaagtgcatctagattggcatggatgcttttgcgcaaaagcatccatggccagtctagatgcggttttgcgcaagaaagccccgatctccattttagccatcggggcttttttgcgcaaagcagttcttccctgtctacactggccctctggtgcaagtattcttgtgcaagagggctttttcccgagcaggagcgtgaaaatatttgcacaagaagcactgattttgtacattacaaagtcagtgctcttgcgcaaattcaagcggccagtgtagacagctggccagtctagacgcacccagtgAGAGAAGGCTTATCCACAGGTAGACTTGGGATTTTGATTCCTTTTGTACCTCTGCAACTAGCCGAGTGAAAAGAACACAGCTAAATCCATAACACAGAGGCCTTTGCAGACAGGCCTGGCTAGCTGTATTCTAACAGCAGCTGACATAAGGGGCACGTTTAGCCCATGGCGCACACGTACTGGACAGAGCCTGACTGAGCCCTCCCCACAGTTTGCCTTTGCGGCTCACTTAAACAGCAACAACAGAAGCTGACCTGTGACCAAAGCTTTCTCTTGAGCTTTGCTTTTTGGAGGCTGCTTCTCTGTAGAACTCCCCCGATCCGTAGCATTAGTTCCCTCTGCCTCAGAGAGACCCTCCAGCCTTTTCCATGTCCTGGGTTAGACCCAACAGGACCTCccttgccaaaggaggcagcagagaTACCCCAGTCTCTCTCCGGGGGTTCTGGCACCTGGCAAAAGAGCTTCTCATGCAGAGTCCTAGAGCCTGTTGCCCTGATGGTGCTGCACCACCCAGGAGCTCCCCCTGGTGGTAGCCAGGACTCCAGCAGGATGAGCTTCTCGTGCAGTCCTTGAACCCTGATCAGGGacgcttcctccctccccccactgctgtcctTGTTCCTGTCCCCGCCTGCCCTGCAGCACATGGGGAGTGGGCGACAGGTTTGCACTGATCTCTGTGGGTTTGTTTCCCTGCAGGAGGCTCCCTCTCCAACATCTATGCCATGAACGTGGCGCGGTACCAGCGCTTCCCGGACAGCAAGAGGACGGGGATCTGGGCGCTGCCGAGACTGGCAGTGTTTACTTCACAAGAGGTGCAGGCTGAGGTGTCCCCTTCACTTGCCACGACAGGAGCACAAGAAGAGGGGCTGGGTTTGTCTCCCTGCACGATGAGGCGCTGCAGTGTCCCCTCCCAGAGCATGGCCCACTTGTGCCCTCAGCCACTTGGCTTGTCCCATGTCCTTCTCCCCCATTTGGCCAGCCTGCCATAATAGCACATagaccagcagagggagcaggggctttTGGGGCCCTTATCAAGGAGGAAGCATTGCATTGTGGGATGGAGAGAGGTCCAGGATGCCCCGGTCCTGGATTCTGTCAGCGGTAAATGCTGGAGAGGtgtgggaagaggagaggatCCGGATTGACAGTGCAGCTCAGGGAACATCAACCCAAGGCTTCTTGCTGTAACATTTTTCTGCTAATTTGGACAAGACCAAAAAGCCCATAATTGTTGTTACTTGTCAAAGCCCTTTGAACGCTCCTCTTACCAGCGTGCCAGGGAATCCGCTGCATCAGGTCTCCAGGCCGCCTGTGCTGGGGCCTTGGCGGAACAGCACTGCAGGGCTGACGTATCACAGAACACACAGTCCAGGACCAAGTGGGGCACTCACTTTCTGccgccctggccccagggagccCGCAGCTCTCCCCTGTCAATTACATTTCCTCCTACCGCCAGGGAAAGAACCTAGGACCCTGCCGCCCAGCATGCACTTCTCTAACCCCTAGagcccactccccttccagagctcagAAAAGAACACAGGACTCAATGCCCTTGCCCTTCACCAAATGACTGACTCCCCTCCAGAGGTGAGCTGGCCTGACTATCAGAAAGAGGAATGAGCAGGGCTGAATGTCGTGCAGCTGCTCCCTGTTTGGTTTCTTCATAATGATAATTAGCTGTTAGTTGTTAAGGGCAGCGTCTGGGCCTGTCCCATAGGCCTGGCTGATTGGCATTTGCATAGCATTTGGATGACAGCCGAGTGGCCCGTGCCCTGCAGTTTGGTTGGGGCTGGACCTTGGCAGGAGTCTGTGCTGATTCCCTCCCTTCCGCCTTCTCCCACAGAGCCACTACTCTGTCCAGAAGGGGGCAGCTTTCCTGGGCATTGGCACCGACAACATCTACCTGGTCAGCGTGGATGAGAGGTGAGCGCTCTCCGGGAATGCTTGTGACTTGGCACTGGTGCCATGGGCCTGAGCGTGCCTCTTGCACCCCTCCTGGCTGAAGCTGGACACTCCGGCAATCcgtgctcctgccctgctgcctacAGCAGCCCCTCCTGGGGTAGCTGAATGCTCCCCACCACCAAGGacaacccctccctttccttCAGACTCTGTCTCTGAAGGAGGCCGGGGCAGCCGTGGCTGGGAGCTCCCAAAAGCCCTCACTCCTATGCAGGTCCCGTCAGTGACTTGCTGGGCTgagaagggagcagagtggcTAAGAGCTGCTCCCGACGCTTCCCTTTGGCCACATGCATGGACTTGGGAGAAGATTCCCTCTCTACCCGTGTGGAGTCGGTCCCGCCAGGGCTCGTTTGTGCTCTCACCCTCAGGGGGAAAATGATACCTGCGGATCTGGAGAGACAGATCAACAAGGCAAAATCGGAGGTGAGTTTGGGGTAGGGGTCTGGCCtgtggagcagggagcagcctgaGAGGACCTCCTCCCCACCCGGTAACACCGCAGCCCACCCACTGCCCCATTCCCTTCCAGGGCGCGTGTCCTTTCTTCGTCAACGCCACCTGTGGCACCACGGTGCTGGGAGCCTTCGACCCGCTGGTGGACGTGGCAGACGTGTGCAAGCGCCACGGGGCTTGGCTTCACGTGGATGTGAGTCCCCCAAGGGCCGAGCAGGGAAATGTGTCCAGGGAGCGAGGGAGGGCTCTGTCCCTGGGCACACACAACATTGGCAGAGACAGGGAGGGATGGGGCTAGGAGAGCAGATAGAGATCCTAGGAACCTCTGGTTCCCACAGCCTGGCTGCATAGACCCCTGCACTGCTGTATTCCTAACCTGCATGGCTTGTCTCCACTGCAGAATTCGCTGCTGCTGGAGTGGGAAGGGTCCTGGAAGCTCCCCCCGTCCACGCACACAGAGCTTTGCTCATGGTCAGTGCTAGTAACACCACTAGGGCTCAGGCTGAGGCTGACGTGAGCACAGCTGGTGCGCAATGCAACGTTCAAGAGCTGCTATGCCTCCAGTGCATCCCCCATCCCGGGCACTTGGACATCAGTTTGCTCATGGCATCTCTCTGGTCCCACATGCCCGGACTGGGGGTCACCTGCAAGTTCCCGTAAGCCAGTTTGGTGCCGGAACCAAGGGCTGCGTTTCTCTCCACGTGCACTGGGCCTCATGCAGAACCCGGGCCGGATGGTCAGGCTCTCCACCAAGGCAGGGGATCATAGATCTCACAGCAAAAGAAGAGGCCCTAggctgggctagagggaccatcTTAGACAGGGTTCCCTTTGGCTGAGGGTGCCACAGGCCCCGGCTCAGGGGGTTTCACTCCCCACTGGCTAAAGTGCCGCTGTCTCTCCTTGGCAGGCTGCCTGGGGTGGGAGCGCTCTGCTGTCCAGAAAACACCGACATCTCCTGGACGGGATAGAGAGGTGGGTCTTGTCCCCAAacggtggcagggggagggggattaaaTGTCACGTTCCCAGCTTCATGAGAGTGGTGGATGGCAGAGCCCGTGAGCCCAGGCAAGGGGCTTCCTACACAGGCCTTTGATCAGGGTGACAAATGTCAAGCATaatgaacataacataagaacggccgtactgggtcagaccaaaggtccatctagcccagtagcctgtctgccgacagtggcagcaccaggtgccccagagagggtggaccgaagacaatgatcaagcgatttgtctcctgccatccctctccagcctctgacacacagaggccaaggacaccattcctacccccagctgacagccttttatggacctaacctccatgaatttatccagcttctctttaaactctgttatagtcctagccttcacagcctcctctggcaaggagttccacgggttgactacacgctgtgtgaagaagaactttcttttattagttttaaacctgctccccattaatttcatttggtgtcctctagttcttctattatgggaactaataaataacttttctttattcgccctctccacacaactcatgattttatagacctcgatcatatcccccctcagtctcctcttctctaaactgaaaagtcccagtcattttaacttctcgtcatatgggacctgttccaaacccctaatcattttagttgcccttttctgaaccctttccaaggccaaaatatcttttttgaggtgaggagaccacatctgtacacagtattcaagctgtgggtgtaccatagttttatacaggggaagtaagatattctgtcttattttctatccctttcttaataagtCCTTTGACTAttctcttccactatttgatctgaggaagtgggtctggcccacgaaagctcatcatctaccatcttgttagtctttaaagtgctacatagtcctgtattttgttttaataattcctagcatcctatttgcctttttaaccgccgctgcactctgtgtggaagttttcagagaactatccatgatccctttcctgatttgtcatagccaaattagcccccatcatactgtacgtatagttggggttatttttcccgatgtgcattactttacacttatccacattaaatttcatttgccattttgttgcccaatcactcagtttggtgagatctttttggagtccctcacagtctgcttctgtcttgactatcctgaacagtttggtatcatctgcaaactttcccacctccctgcttcctcctttctcctgatcatttatgaataagttgaacaggattggtcccaggattggtCCCATGAGAGTGGTAATGGGGTTgagcctccctgcagcacagtagCTTGTGCCTGTGAGGCTCTGAAATTAGCACACCGTGATGTCGGTATTGGTGTGTGCAGCGAAAAGCCCCTTCCTTACACCTCTGGTAGCTGCCCACCACCTCCAACCCAGTGCACTCAGAGCCTTCCTTGCGCTCCCCAGCTCacctgccctgggcctggcccagccGCTCTGGGTGTCTCACTGCATCTCTCTCCATTGCAGGGCGGATTCGGTGGCTTGGAACCCCCACAAGATGCTGATGACGGGTTTGCAGTGCTCCGCCTTCCTGCTCCGAGATAGCTCTGTAGGTCGCCAGGTCTTTaccgcctctccctcccctgcccaggcaGGTGCTTGGAGCCCTGCTGTGATGAATGCCATTACATGCTGTTGCCTCCTGCTGAAAGAGGCTGGGAATGAAGTAGCAGAGAGCTCCCCCCATAGCCAGTTGTCCTATACCACTCCCTGAAGCGCCTCCTACAGGGGGAGCCCAGGACTGCAGTAGTGtaagctccccccacagccagtagTCTTGCCCCACGCCCTACAgccccccctgctgggagagactgggactgGAGTAGCCCAGAGCTCTCTCcgcagcctgccccactccctgctgaaAACTGGGAAGTGGCGTTTTTGTGAACATCTAGATCCAATCCGGCTCCACCTGGTCTCCATAGCACCACTTTGTCCTTGCCTTCCTTGGGGCCCTGATGGTAAcgtgctgctcccctcccattgCAGGGCTTGCTGCAGAGATGCTACTGCGCCAATGCCACCTACCTCTTCCAGACTGACAAGTTCTATGACATGGCCTACGACACGGGGGACAAGACTGTTCAGTGCGGCCGCAAGGTGGACTGCCTCAAGCTGTGGCTCATGTGGAAGGCCAATGGGACCGAGGGGCTGGAGAAGCGAGTGGACAGGGCCTTTGAGTTCACAAGGTAAAGAATGGGGGAGACCTGCGTACCCTGCCCGGCACGGGAGTGATGCTGCCTGATCCTCACACAGGGATGGTGTCTGGGGCTCAGTCGTTGTTTTACCCCCTCTCTCCCAACACCCACTGATTTCACTCAGAGCAGTGATCTCTTCGTCCTCTCTAGGTACCTGGCTGATGCgatgaagggaagggaagggttccTGCTGGTGACAGAGGTATGGCCCACCTGAAGCCGTTGCTACACTGCGGCTTGTTGGGAACATGCCCTTTTCCAAGGAATCAGGGAGAAGTTCCCGGACATTCCCCaaacccttgggctatgtctacactcgcagcttcttgcgcaagtatggccgttcttgcgcaagaatctgcagagcgtccacactgcccgcctgctcttgtgcaagtaaatgtacagtccGGCGCGGTAAGAGagtgctccttgcgcaagagctacgctcttttcaacaggtgtaagccctcttgtgcaagtaaatttacagtacagcgtggtaagagagcgctccttgcgcaagagccacgCTCTTTtcaacaggtgtaagccctcttgtgcaagtaaatttacagtacggcgcgGTAAGagagctccttgcgcaagagccacgCTCTTTtcaacaggtgtaagccctcttgcgcaagtaaatttacagtccgGCGcggtaagagggggctccttgcacaagagctacgctcttttcaacaggtgtaagccctcttgcgcaagtaaatttacagtccgGCGCGGTAAAAGAGCGCTCCTAGCGCAAGAGCTAGGctctttttaacaggtgtaagccctcttgtgcaagtaaatttacagtccgGCGCGGTAAAAGAGCGCTCCTAGCGCAAGAGCTAGGctctttttaacaggtgtaagccctcttgtgcaagtaaatgtacagtacggcgCGGTAAAAGAGCGCTCCTAGCGCAAGAGCTAGGCTCTTTtcaacaggtgtaagccctcttgtgcaagtaaatttacagtccgGCGCGGTAAGAGagtgctccttgcgcaagagctacgctctttttaacaggtgtaagccctcttgcgcaggagctcttcgCAAGAGGGcggtgtggacactcggcagggatttcttgcacaagaaagccctttggctaaaatggccaccagagctttcttgcgcaagatagtgtccacgctgccatggctgctcttgtgcaaaagcacagcgtgcacatggcagtgtggacgttttcttgcgcaagaagccgcgagtgtagacatagccttcctgaTGGGTGTCCCCTTCCTTTTATGCACCTGCCAGGATGGTCACATTACTGACCCCAATGACTACGAGCGTGGGGTGTCAGTGCACTCTACCTGGTGAGGTAGGGTAGTCCCAGAGGGTGGGAATCAGATCTGAGTTCCATTCCTAGCCCTGCCGCTGACTTGCTCTGTGATGTTGGCCAGCCTCAGCTTTCCCCTTTGAAACAGCCTTAATTCACCACCAGGCTTCAGCCATTGGTACCTCTAAAGCAGGCAACGatggccaggcctaggatgcccaGTGCTTTCTCTTCAGTCCTTGCCATCTTCTGCTGACTTGCAGCCGCCTCTGGGACGGGTGGGCTGCTGCTTTCACTGTGATACGAGTTTGCTATCAATGAAATCCAATCGCTATGCACGGTcaaggggggagcagggttggacCCTCCCGGGATCCACAGGCTGCTCCTCCACTGCCGAGGTTTCGGGGGACAGTTCTGGACTCTCTGGGCAGCACAGCTGTAGGGGCGGGGCTCAGGTTGTTTCCTTACAGTgaccccttctcctttcccttccccagcctgaGTTCATCAATCTGTGTTTCTGGTTTGTGCCAGCCAGCCTTCGGGGCAAGCAGGGCTGTGCCGAttactgggagagactgggaaaggTGAGCGGAGGGGAGCTTGTTTCTGATGCTAGATACAGCATTGCTAGGTGGTAGCAAACTCcaaactcccccccctcccccccgaactgGTGAAgagagtgtctgtctgtcctccGCCCACCCCAGCCATCTCTGCTAGCCAGGCAAGGCTATGAGCTGCTTCTCTAGCTTACTGTATACTGAGACCTCACTGTTTCTTTGTATCCAAGGGCCTAGATTTGTATCACACTGGCCACCATGGAGCCGGGCATTATCCACGACGGCCTTTCAAAGCATGCAGCACCCAGGGAGTCAGGCACCCAAATTCCATTgacacctttgaaaatccaagCTGGGGCACCTTCCAGCATCAGCCCCCCACACAACAGATGTACCCAGCCCGAGCATCCCTTTTTTAGGAAAGAATGTAACCCGTCCGGGCCTGCTCCCAAACCTGCCTTACACTAGTGCTGCAATTCTCCTGCGAGGTAAAACCGCTCGCTAGCTCCCACGGTGACCACACGCAGAGTCattttcctctccccagccctgggccaaACTGACTCAAGTCAGTAGCGGCACTGGGCTCCCATTTCCTTTGGCACCTGCATGAAGCCTCCCTGCCCAGGAGTGACTACTCCCGCCACCGTCCTTCCGAGGGCTTTGCCCAGAGCTCCCACCTctcagggctccctgcctgggagtCCCATCCCTGCTCAGAGGAATCCACCTTCTTTTTCCTAGACCTGCTTTTGCCTTGGGGCTACCTGCCAGGTCTTCCACCCATCGGGTCCCCAGCTTCAGAGGCAGCTCCCCCCCAACTTAATCTCCTGAGACTCTTCCCCCAAGTGACTCCTGCCCACACATCGCTGCTCCTCTTTCCTCTGGggctcctctgcctgctggctcctcagccaaaCTGGGACTGGTATACTGGACCCTGCTCCTTTTTAAAGGGGCCAGTCACCACCCAGGCCTAAAACTCTGAGCTAGCTAGAGGGCTTGGTTTGGCCAGTGGAGGGGTCTATTTGATAGCCTAGGAGAAGGGTTAGAGGTTCGTAGCACAGCTGGGTAGCCACGGCTGAGTATGATGCTGAGTATTACATGTACTGCTCTGACTAGGTGGCCCCTGCTATCAAGGAGCGGATGATGAAGAAAGGGTCCATGATGGTGGGTTACCAACCCCTTGGCAGCAGGGTCAACTTCTTCCGCCAGGTCGTCACAAATCCCATGGTCACCAAGCAGGACCTGGACTTCTTCCTGGATGAGATCGAGAGACTGGGCAAAGACTTGTAGGGATCCTGCCTCCTGCACAGTAACAGTAGGACATCACATCCACTCTTGCCCAAAGTATCCTTCTCCACAGCCTCCAGCAATCACTGCTGTGACAACACAGGTCACCGGACTCAGGGGGGTTAAATCCCTAGTATGGTCAGTTACCAGCCTCTCCCACATGTCTCCAAACACATTCCACCAGAGGGGAACTCAGCAACTCCCTGTCTGCCTCCCCTGGGTCCTTGGGAGAGAAGGGACATTGAGAAGGCCCAGAAGAGAGTAACACCTGAGGGGACTGAAGATGATAGAAGCCTTTTTGAGAACATCAGCTTGCACATTTGGCGATGCCCTGAGACAGCTCCATTAAGGCTTCATGGGACAAGCTGGAAGAGGGTGCTTGGATACCAGAGGTGAACATTTCAGCACCACCCTGCAGGCAAGTAGAACATCACCCTGTGGTGCAATATGCCAGGGGCTGACACGTATGTCCAACACTCAGCTGACCACAGACAAACGGCCATTGCAGGACAATCCAGACGTAGTGTGGAGATGCCCCGAGCTCTGTGGAACTGGTGTAGAGCTCCACCTGGTTTGactggggctgcctctaaagagccctCTGATGTCAAACAGATCTGCCAAACACCACTTCACGAGCTGCTCCCAGGCGAGTGTGCTGTTCCTTTACTGTTCCTCATGCTGCCTTCTGCATTGCTCTGCTGGAAGCATTCATGCTTGGTCTAAGCACTTGATGTCAGTGTGCCTGGTAACTGCCCCCACACGCCTGCATTTCATAAGCAGCGTGGCAGTAAATGTTGGCGTTTGCTTTTACATTAGTCCACGTGTTTGTTAAATCACCATCACGGCCCAGGCGTGAATTCTGCTCCCCCATATCATATTGCACGAGCCTGCTAGGG
It contains:
- the CSAD gene encoding cysteine sulfinic acid decarboxylase isoform X2: MLAPPPSWCRGMMAEDPLCHPALDQTAGEEFLQEAFQIILEEAIRKGTDVTEKVCEWREPHDLQQILDLELRSSGAPQQTMLDHCRDIIRYSVKTCHPRFFNQLFSGLDPHALAGRMITETLNTSQYTYEIAPVFVLMEEVVLKKLRELIGWDSGDGIFCPGGSLSNIYAMNVARYQRFPDSKRTGIWALPRLAVFTSQESHYSVQKGAAFLGIGTDNIYLVSVDERGKMIPADLERQINKAKSEGACPFFVNATCGTTVLGAFDPLVDVADVCKRHGAWLHVDAAWGGSALLSRKHRHLLDGIERADSVAWNPHKMLMTGLQCSAFLLRDSSGLLQRCYCANATYLFQTDKFYDMAYDTGDKTVQCGRKVDCLKLWLMWKANGTEGLEKRVDRAFEFTRYLADAMKGREGFLLVTEPEFINLCFWFVPASLRGKQGCADYWERLGKVAPAIKERMMKKGSMMVGYQPLGSRVNFFRQVVTNPMVTKQDLDFFLDEIERLGKDL
- the CSAD gene encoding cysteine sulfinic acid decarboxylase isoform X3, producing the protein MMAEDPLCHPALDQTAGEEFLQEAFQIILEEAIRKGTDVTEKVCEWREPHDLQQILDLELRSSGAPQQTMLDHCRDIIRYSVKTCHPRFFNQLFSGLDPHALAGRMITETLNTSQYTYEIAPVFVLMEEVVLKKLRELIGWDSGDGIFCPGGSLSNIYAMNVARYQRFPDSKRTGIWALPRLAVFTSQESHYSVQKGAAFLGIGTDNIYLVSVDERGKMIPADLERQINKAKSEGACPFFVNATCGTTVLGAFDPLVDVADVCKRHGAWLHVDAAWGGSALLSRKHRHLLDGIERADSVAWNPHKMLMTGLQCSAFLLRDSSGLLQRCYCANATYLFQTDKFYDMAYDTGDKTVQCGRKVDCLKLWLMWKANGTEGLEKRVDRAFEFTRYLADAMKGREGFLLVTEPEFINLCFWFVPASLRGKQGCADYWERLGKVAPAIKERMMKKGSMMVGYQPLGSRVNFFRQVVTNPMVTKQDLDFFLDEIERLGKDL
- the CSAD gene encoding cysteine sulfinic acid decarboxylase isoform X1, producing the protein MRLSQESVCLSLLPAHRFTGLLCVLMYRGMMAEDPLCHPALDQTAGEEFLQEAFQIILEEAIRKGTDVTEKVCEWREPHDLQQILDLELRSSGAPQQTMLDHCRDIIRYSVKTCHPRFFNQLFSGLDPHALAGRMITETLNTSQYTYEIAPVFVLMEEVVLKKLRELIGWDSGDGIFCPGGSLSNIYAMNVARYQRFPDSKRTGIWALPRLAVFTSQESHYSVQKGAAFLGIGTDNIYLVSVDERGKMIPADLERQINKAKSEGACPFFVNATCGTTVLGAFDPLVDVADVCKRHGAWLHVDAAWGGSALLSRKHRHLLDGIERADSVAWNPHKMLMTGLQCSAFLLRDSSGLLQRCYCANATYLFQTDKFYDMAYDTGDKTVQCGRKVDCLKLWLMWKANGTEGLEKRVDRAFEFTRYLADAMKGREGFLLVTEPEFINLCFWFVPASLRGKQGCADYWERLGKVAPAIKERMMKKGSMMVGYQPLGSRVNFFRQVVTNPMVTKQDLDFFLDEIERLGKDL